The Apium graveolens cultivar Ventura chromosome 6, ASM990537v1, whole genome shotgun sequence genome contains a region encoding:
- the LOC141668851 gene encoding uncharacterized protein LOC141668851 has translation MKLAEISDDPKKCRDAEKLASNEFSSFEFILSLNIWHDIVHKINLVSKNLQSEDMRLDVAIANLKGLVSFFEKYRENGFTSSMIDAKELDNEMDIEPIFLIKRRIKRNRQFDDNPDTEREQQFPLKNYRTDYFLVLVDMVLSQLKIRFKQMELFESVFGFFV, from the coding sequence ATGAAATTAGCTGAAATTTCTGATGATCCAAAAAAATGTCGAGATGCTGAAAAATTGGCCTCAAATGAATTTTCAAGTTTTGAATTTATATTGAGTTTGAATATTTGGCATGATATTGTGCACAAAATTAATTTGGTGAGCAAGAATTTGCAATCTGAAGATATGCGTCTTGATGTTGCTATTGCAAATTTAAAAGGGCTGGTTTCTTTCTTTGAGAAATATAGAGAAAATGGGTTTACATCATCTATGATTGATGCTAAAGAGCTTGATAATGAAATGGATATTGAACCTATTTTTCTTATAAAACGTAGGATTAAAAGAAATAGACAGTTTGATGACAATCCTGACACCGAAAGGGAACAACAATTTCCCTTAAAAAATTATAGAACTGATTATTTTCTTGTACTAGTGGATATGGTACTTTCTCAGCTGAAGATAAGATTCAAACAAATGGAACTTTTTGAGTCTGTTTTTGGTTTTTTTGTTTGA